A single region of the Streptomyces sp. NBC_01262 genome encodes:
- a CDS encoding aldehyde dehydrogenase family protein, giving the protein MSVPVLRATGEHPSREVARLLSVDGEPLAEVSQAPALLVRRALDEMRRAPAQPTAERLAALRKAGELFGTATLAGESPQAYARSHALATGTPIGVAERALGRYAAFTAGLEALVAAERPAGAGGRGARWVPRGTVLGVIAPSNHPGVHISWLQALALGYRVAVRPGARDPFTPARLIRALRAAGLEPGWATLLPGSHAAADALVAASDLAIVYGGPDAEERYGGSRRVLVRGPGRTKAVVLGGDPGPAALDHLVREIAGDGGVRCTNTTSVFTDRDHRRLAEALAARLAALPALPVTDPRAALPARAADEAAALRRALDGRLAGAVDVSAAHYTGEDRHPRAYGHGHCLLRPAVLLCDRPDHPGLGVELPFPCVWVAPWTPGHGVAPLRDSLALTVLAEPGHPYAAELVRQALAEPSVRTVLEGAVEEWWLDPGIPHDGQLGQFLMEARGHMTGDDSHDA; this is encoded by the coding sequence GTGTCCGTTCCCGTCCTGCGGGCCACCGGCGAGCACCCGTCCCGCGAGGTGGCCCGCCTGCTGTCGGTGGACGGTGAGCCGCTGGCCGAGGTCTCCCAGGCGCCGGCGCTGCTCGTACGGCGCGCGCTCGACGAGATGCGGCGCGCTCCCGCCCAGCCCACCGCCGAGCGGCTCGCCGCCCTCCGCAAGGCGGGAGAGCTGTTCGGCACCGCCACCCTCGCCGGCGAGAGCCCGCAGGCGTACGCGCGCTCGCACGCGCTGGCGACCGGCACCCCGATCGGCGTCGCCGAACGCGCCCTCGGCCGGTACGCCGCCTTCACCGCCGGGCTGGAGGCACTGGTGGCCGCCGAGCGCCCGGCCGGGGCAGGCGGGCGGGGGGCGCGCTGGGTGCCGCGCGGGACCGTGCTCGGCGTGATCGCGCCCAGCAACCACCCCGGGGTGCACATCTCCTGGCTCCAGGCGCTGGCGCTCGGCTACCGGGTGGCGGTGCGGCCCGGCGCCCGGGACCCGTTCACCCCCGCCCGGCTGATCCGGGCGCTGCGCGCGGCGGGCCTGGAGCCCGGCTGGGCCACCCTGCTGCCCGGCTCGCACGCCGCCGCCGACGCCCTGGTGGCCGCGTCCGACCTCGCGATCGTCTACGGCGGCCCGGACGCCGAGGAGCGTTACGGCGGCTCCCGCCGCGTACTGGTGCGCGGGCCCGGCCGCACCAAGGCCGTGGTCCTGGGCGGCGATCCGGGTCCGGCGGCCCTGGACCACCTGGTGCGCGAGATCGCCGGGGACGGCGGCGTACGGTGCACCAACACCACGTCGGTCTTCACCGACAGGGACCACCGCCGGCTGGCCGAGGCCCTCGCCGCCCGCCTCGCCGCGCTGCCCGCCCTGCCGGTGACCGACCCCCGCGCGGCCCTGCCCGCCCGCGCCGCCGACGAGGCCGCCGCGCTCCGCCGCGCGCTCGACGGACGGCTCGCCGGCGCGGTCGACGTGAGCGCCGCGCACTACACCGGCGAGGACCGCCACCCGCGGGCGTACGGCCACGGGCACTGCCTGCTGCGGCCCGCCGTACTGCTCTGCGACCGGCCGGACCACCCCGGCCTCGGCGTCGAACTCCCCTTCCCCTGCGTCTGGGTGGCGCCCTGGACACCCGGGCACGGCGTGGCGCCGCTGCGCGACTCCCTGGCCCTGACCGTGCTCGCCGAGCCCGGCCACCCGTACGCCGCCGAACTGGTCCGGCAGGCCCTGGCCGAGCCCTCCGTACGCACCGTGCTGGAAGGCGCGGTGGAGGAGTGGTGGCTCGATCCGGGGATCCCGCACGACGGGCAGCTCGGCCAGTTCCTGATGGAGGCGCGCGGCCACATGACAGGAGACGATTCGCATGACGCCTGA
- a CDS encoding SDR family NAD(P)-dependent oxidoreductase, whose translation MTPDTPSHVLVTGATGDLGRAIAEGFLDRGARLALQYRRSPEPLAALADRARAAGREVLLLQADLTAPEGPAALVERIGKEWGRLDVLVNNAGGASPRPFAELGYEEWQQALQLNLTAPFLLLQAALPLLTAARGSVVNISSVAALTGGAFGPHYAATKAGLIGLTRSAARDLGPLGIRVNALAPGPVDSAMTDQLAAPVLDAIKAGTALRRVVRPEEIADAVTWLADAAGAVTGQTLVVDGGRHFT comes from the coding sequence ATGACGCCTGACACCCCCTCACATGTCCTGGTCACCGGCGCGACCGGTGACCTCGGCCGGGCCATCGCCGAGGGCTTCCTCGACCGGGGCGCCCGGCTCGCCCTGCAGTACCGGCGCTCCCCGGAGCCGCTGGCCGCGCTGGCGGACCGGGCCCGCGCGGCCGGGCGGGAGGTGCTGCTGCTCCAGGCCGACCTGACCGCGCCCGAGGGTCCGGCCGCCCTGGTCGAGCGGATCGGGAAGGAGTGGGGCCGGCTCGACGTGCTGGTGAACAACGCGGGCGGCGCGAGCCCCCGCCCCTTCGCCGAACTCGGGTACGAGGAGTGGCAGCAGGCCCTCCAGCTCAATCTGACGGCACCGTTCCTGCTGTTGCAGGCCGCCCTTCCGCTGCTGACCGCCGCCCGCGGCTCGGTGGTGAACATCTCCTCCGTCGCCGCGCTCACCGGCGGTGCCTTCGGCCCGCACTACGCCGCCACCAAGGCCGGGCTGATCGGGCTGACCCGCAGCGCCGCCCGGGACCTGGGCCCGCTGGGCATCCGGGTCAACGCCCTGGCCCCGGGCCCAGTGGACTCCGCGATGACCGACCAGCTGGCCGCGCCCGTACTGGACGCCATCAAGGCCGGCACCGCCCTGCGCCGGGTGGTCCGCCCCGAGGAGATCGCCGACGCGGTGACCTGGCTGGCCGACGCGGCGGGCGCGGTGACCGGACAGACCCTGGTCGTGGACGGCGGCCGGCACTTCACCTGA
- a CDS encoding ATP-grasp domain-containing protein translates to MNTEGHSDRHGEGHVVIVDGYAAAKELPPAFAGAGHPTVRVQSTAEVPLVYRGGLDLGGYVANIVHEGDLDQTLKALAGYQPVAVLPGGELGVELADALSEALGLPTSNGTALSAARRDKYTQIERVRASGLLAARQLLIEDDEQLRAWHEETGGRIVVKPVRSAAGDGVSFCDTPEQAVRAYRTLLGRENVFSLRNEGVVAQEYLVGSEFMVNTVSREGVHHLTDIWRTGRLSVNGVTDLAVENTLVDAGSSEAVRLCAYAFQVLDALGIQHGPGHLEIKLTPKGACLIEAGARISGGDLPAFTALSTGESQVDWIVDAYVNPERFHARSDRSYEISRYFAWAAMASPVEGVLKGFRGLDQVRALESFRELRVLVQPGERIRRTVDDLSNALMLTLQHDVEEVVLRDLNTVRYLDGAGFYELEAP, encoded by the coding sequence ATGAACACCGAAGGTCACAGCGACCGCCACGGCGAAGGCCATGTCGTCATCGTCGACGGATACGCCGCCGCCAAGGAACTGCCCCCCGCTTTCGCCGGGGCGGGCCATCCCACCGTACGAGTACAGAGCACGGCAGAAGTGCCACTGGTCTACCGGGGCGGCCTCGACCTCGGCGGCTACGTGGCCAACATCGTCCACGAGGGTGACCTCGACCAGACCCTCAAGGCCCTGGCCGGTTACCAGCCGGTCGCGGTACTGCCCGGCGGCGAGCTCGGCGTCGAGCTGGCGGACGCGCTGAGCGAGGCCCTCGGGCTGCCGACCTCCAACGGCACCGCGCTCAGCGCCGCCCGCCGGGACAAGTACACCCAGATCGAGCGGGTCCGCGCGAGCGGTCTGCTCGCCGCCCGGCAGCTGCTGATCGAGGACGACGAGCAGCTCAGGGCCTGGCACGAGGAGACCGGCGGCCGGATCGTCGTCAAGCCGGTACGCAGCGCGGCGGGCGACGGCGTGTCCTTCTGCGACACCCCGGAGCAGGCGGTCCGGGCCTACCGCACCCTGCTCGGCCGGGAGAACGTCTTCTCGCTGCGCAACGAGGGAGTCGTCGCCCAGGAATACCTGGTCGGCAGCGAGTTCATGGTCAACACCGTGAGCCGCGAAGGCGTCCACCATCTCACCGACATCTGGCGCACCGGCCGGCTCTCGGTCAACGGTGTCACCGACCTCGCCGTGGAGAACACCCTGGTCGACGCCGGGTCCTCGGAGGCCGTACGGCTGTGCGCGTACGCCTTCCAGGTGCTGGACGCCCTCGGGATCCAGCACGGCCCCGGCCACCTGGAGATCAAGCTCACCCCGAAGGGGGCCTGCCTGATCGAGGCCGGCGCCCGGATCTCCGGCGGCGACCTGCCGGCCTTCACGGCGCTGTCGACCGGCGAGTCGCAGGTCGACTGGATCGTGGACGCCTATGTGAACCCCGAGCGCTTCCACGCCCGTTCGGACCGGTCGTACGAGATCAGCCGCTACTTCGCCTGGGCCGCGATGGCCTCCCCGGTGGAAGGCGTACTGAAGGGCTTCCGGGGGCTGGACCAGGTACGCGCGCTGGAGAGCTTCCGCGAGCTGCGGGTGCTCGTGCAGCCGGGGGAGCGGATCCGGCGCACGGTGGACGACCTGAGCAACGCCCTCATGCTGACCCTCCAGCACGACGTGGAGGAGGTCGTCCTGCGGGACCTCAACACCGTCCGCTATCTCGACGGCGCGGGCTTCTACGAGCTGGAGGCCCCCTGA
- a CDS encoding ATP-grasp domain-containing protein — MGSPVSISRPHVVVIHRWRDSYAHYGDYLDHERYAVTYVTTEVGEPGVPAGAAEVLLVRATDDLPSVRRAVGQLASRHGAPSAVVALKEDDLLVAARLRAEWDCPGPSAAALLPFRDKYVMTQAIAARRLPVPAFAPAPDADAVRGFAAGHGWPVVLKPRIGSSSEGVILLDGPDELAAVDFGARSPSIVQVCDPNPIYHVDGLFQDGRTEVLRASRYLNTCLGFRTGDALGSVEEDDPEVLAAIGLWTPRFLAALSADPVVFHLELFVERPPGGPVRCSFLEVGARVGGAEIPFLWREVHGYDLMEAAFRLQLGERPHPPRLPAAPHGDTTAGWLLIPAPAERPCRIDLVTPMVGRDPGPYAESLLMPGDVLPAADAYYEHVGGRFRFRGRSSAEVEQAIRATAEDFKVTAQPLHPAAV, encoded by the coding sequence ATGGGAAGCCCCGTCAGCATCAGCAGGCCCCACGTGGTGGTCATCCACCGCTGGCGCGACAGTTACGCGCACTACGGTGACTATCTCGATCACGAGCGCTACGCCGTCACCTATGTCACCACCGAGGTGGGGGAGCCCGGCGTACCCGCGGGAGCCGCCGAGGTACTGCTCGTCCGCGCCACCGACGACCTGCCGTCCGTCCGCCGCGCGGTGGGTCAACTCGCCTCCCGGCACGGCGCCCCGTCGGCCGTCGTGGCACTCAAGGAGGACGACCTCCTCGTCGCGGCCCGGCTGCGGGCCGAGTGGGACTGCCCCGGCCCGAGCGCCGCCGCGCTGCTCCCCTTCCGCGACAAGTACGTGATGACGCAGGCGATCGCCGCGCGGCGGCTGCCCGTTCCGGCCTTCGCCCCGGCCCCCGACGCCGACGCGGTACGCGGCTTCGCCGCCGGGCACGGCTGGCCGGTCGTCCTCAAACCCAGGATCGGCAGCTCCAGCGAGGGCGTGATCCTCCTCGACGGGCCGGACGAACTGGCCGCCGTCGACTTCGGGGCCCGCAGCCCCTCGATCGTCCAGGTCTGCGACCCGAACCCGATCTACCACGTGGACGGCCTGTTCCAGGACGGCCGCACCGAGGTCCTGCGGGCCTCCCGCTACCTCAACACCTGCCTCGGCTTCCGCACCGGCGACGCCCTCGGGTCGGTGGAGGAGGACGACCCGGAGGTGCTGGCCGCGATCGGCCTGTGGACGCCCCGCTTCCTGGCCGCGCTCAGTGCCGACCCCGTCGTCTTCCACCTGGAGCTCTTCGTGGAGCGCCCGCCCGGCGGACCGGTCCGCTGCTCCTTCCTGGAGGTCGGCGCCAGGGTCGGCGGGGCCGAGATCCCCTTCCTGTGGCGCGAGGTCCACGGCTACGACCTGATGGAGGCCGCCTTCCGGCTCCAGCTCGGCGAGCGGCCGCACCCGCCCCGGCTCCCTGCCGCACCGCACGGCGACACCACGGCCGGCTGGCTGCTGATCCCCGCCCCGGCGGAGCGTCCCTGCCGTATCGACCTGGTGACCCCCATGGTCGGCCGCGACCCCGGCCCGTACGCCGAGTCGCTGCTGATGCCCGGCGACGTACTGCCGGCCGCCGACGCCTACTACGAGCACGTGGGCGGCCGGTTCCGCTTCCGGGGCCGCAGCTCCGCCGAGGTCGAGCAGGCGATCAGGGCCACCGCCGAGGACTTCAAGGTCACCGCACAGCCACTGCACCCGGCCGCCGTCTGA
- a CDS encoding helix-turn-helix domain-containing protein, translating to MKALKLQQPQFGIKLRELRTGRGLSQRDLAGEVVTASYISLVESGARMPALDVLIHLSSMLGVPLSELTGMDLQGAELPGTALSGGAPERPSGTRADDGGRELPPQAVSEMILARNSLSIGALGAAREELEQLYRSPAALPSTWERLSVGFALSEVLAALSANAERYALAGELAALADRADQDSARFKALVDLAGAARDNGKLAEAYQVIEKATALLPTSRFAGTSEHARMLGVRLSVVCELDRDAEIGPPVRELLDVAQQAGIPAVVGSAHWAAATAYSRGDQAEKAVEHLMEARRILTSLDLPVRQWLRFCTASASVLIDLGVELETARTYLDVAYSIVQVSPGASRPLVDSIHARYLLAVGDAEASEKLCRSVMKDSSALIALDQARLLAAWGKALGQLGRNGEAAAHLRESALLYEKTGALRAALKSWRAISELERSPSGGY from the coding sequence GTGAAGGCCCTCAAACTCCAACAGCCTCAGTTCGGCATCAAGCTCCGGGAGCTACGCACCGGCCGCGGCCTGTCACAGCGCGACCTGGCAGGCGAGGTCGTCACGGCGAGCTATATCTCCCTGGTGGAGTCGGGCGCCCGGATGCCCGCCCTGGACGTCCTGATCCACCTGTCCAGCATGCTGGGCGTACCGCTGAGCGAGCTGACCGGTATGGACCTGCAGGGGGCGGAACTGCCGGGCACCGCGCTGTCCGGCGGCGCGCCCGAGCGGCCCTCCGGCACGAGGGCCGACGACGGCGGGCGGGAACTCCCGCCCCAGGCGGTCTCGGAGATGATCCTGGCCCGCAACTCCCTGAGCATCGGCGCCCTCGGCGCCGCCCGCGAGGAACTGGAGCAGCTCTACCGCAGCCCCGCCGCGCTGCCCTCCACCTGGGAACGGCTCAGTGTGGGCTTCGCGCTGTCCGAGGTGCTCGCCGCCCTGAGCGCCAACGCCGAGCGTTACGCCCTCGCCGGTGAGCTGGCGGCGCTGGCCGACCGGGCGGACCAGGACAGCGCCCGCTTCAAGGCGCTGGTCGACCTGGCCGGCGCGGCCCGTGACAACGGCAAGCTGGCCGAGGCCTACCAGGTCATCGAGAAGGCGACGGCCCTGCTGCCCACCAGCCGGTTCGCCGGCACCAGTGAGCACGCCCGGATGCTCGGGGTGCGGCTGTCCGTGGTGTGCGAGCTCGACCGGGACGCCGAGATCGGCCCGCCGGTGCGGGAGCTGCTCGATGTCGCCCAACAGGCCGGAATCCCGGCGGTCGTGGGCTCCGCGCACTGGGCGGCGGCGACCGCGTACTCCCGTGGAGACCAGGCCGAGAAGGCCGTCGAGCACCTCATGGAGGCCCGCCGGATCCTCACCAGCCTCGACCTGCCGGTCAGGCAGTGGCTTCGGTTCTGTACGGCCAGTGCCTCGGTGCTGATCGATCTCGGAGTCGAACTGGAGACCGCCCGGACCTACCTGGACGTCGCGTACTCCATCGTCCAGGTGTCGCCCGGGGCCAGCCGTCCGCTGGTCGACAGCATCCACGCGCGCTATCTGCTGGCCGTCGGTGACGCGGAGGCCTCGGAGAAGCTGTGCCGGTCGGTGATGAAGGACAGTTCGGCGCTGATCGCACTGGACCAGGCGCGTCTGCTGGCCGCGTGGGGCAAGGCGCTCGGGCAGCTCGGCCGGAACGGCGAGGCCGCCGCCCACCTGCGGGAATCCGCCCTGCTGTACGAGAAGACCGGCGCCCTGCGGGCCGCCCTGAAGAGCTGGCGGGCGATCAGCGAGCTGGAGCGGTCCCCGTCCGGCGGCTACTGA
- the aroF gene encoding 3-deoxy-7-phosphoheptulonate synthase, whose protein sequence is MLVIFNKTDDRSVRELLARHGAPRSAVSCRIGARVIAYLPQADAGLASRFKTLRQVERVVTAHGSEFQLTSREASPEDTLVEIGFGNSIGAGDFGLIAGPCAVETREQLASTAEIARAGGATALRGGAYKPRTTPYAFQGLGLPGLRMLAEVSAETGLPVVTEVVDTATVDTVAEYADVLQIGTRNAQNFSLLAAVGQTGRPVLLKRGFGCTVSEWLSAAEYVLAQGNSQVILCERGIRTFEGSTRFTLDLSAIPVVKQLSHLPVIVDPSHGTGHRHLVRPLALAAAAVGADGLLLDIHTDGEQALCDGKQALDAAEWMELTSALSALLGSLGRTLQRPQELAGIGSGL, encoded by the coding sequence ATGCTGGTGATCTTCAATAAGACGGATGACCGCTCGGTACGGGAGCTGCTGGCCCGGCACGGGGCACCGCGATCCGCGGTCAGCTGCCGTATCGGGGCCCGGGTCATCGCCTACCTGCCCCAGGCCGATGCGGGCCTCGCCTCCCGGTTCAAGACCCTTCGTCAGGTGGAGCGCGTGGTCACGGCCCATGGCTCCGAGTTCCAGCTGACGTCACGGGAGGCATCGCCCGAGGACACCCTGGTGGAGATCGGTTTCGGCAACTCGATAGGCGCCGGCGACTTCGGCCTGATCGCCGGCCCGTGCGCGGTGGAGACCCGCGAACAACTGGCGAGCACCGCCGAGATCGCCCGGGCCGGCGGCGCCACGGCCCTGCGCGGCGGTGCGTACAAGCCGCGTACGACTCCGTACGCCTTCCAGGGCCTCGGACTCCCGGGGCTGCGGATGCTGGCGGAGGTCAGCGCCGAGACCGGGCTGCCGGTGGTGACCGAGGTGGTGGACACCGCCACGGTGGACACCGTCGCCGAGTACGCCGACGTACTGCAGATCGGCACCCGGAACGCGCAGAACTTCAGCCTCCTGGCGGCGGTCGGCCAGACCGGCCGCCCGGTGCTGCTCAAGCGCGGCTTCGGCTGCACGGTGAGCGAGTGGCTCAGCGCCGCCGAATACGTGCTCGCGCAGGGCAATTCGCAGGTCATCCTCTGCGAGCGCGGCATCCGCACCTTCGAGGGCTCCACTCGCTTCACCCTCGACCTCAGCGCGATCCCGGTGGTCAAGCAGCTCAGTCATCTGCCGGTCATCGTCGACCCCAGCCACGGCACCGGCCACCGCCACCTGGTCCGGCCGCTGGCGCTGGCGGCGGCGGCGGTGGGCGCCGACGGGCTGCTGCTGGACATCCACACGGACGGCGAACAGGCGCTGTGCGACGGCAAGCAGGCGCTCGACGCCGCCGAGTGGATGGAGCTGACGAGCGCGCTGAGCGCGCTGCTGGGCAGTCTGGGCCGGACCCTGCAGCGTCCGCAGGAGCTGGCCGGTATCGGCAGCGGCCTCTGA
- the larC gene encoding nickel pincer cofactor biosynthesis protein LarC: MTAEPVELAEPLAVAAVAAHLDCTAGVAGDMLLGALLSAGAPPEPVTGAIASLGIPGLRLRIERDRRGGLACTRAIVETAEVPDRERHLAEVLDAVGRAALSPAAAAFARRVFGLLAEAEASVHGTSPERVHFHEVGAHDALADVIGCAAAADGLGLLSERARVSCSVLGPGSGSVRGAHGLLPVPVPAVLELVRRAGLPLGPGDRTGECTTPTGAALVAALARPGPMPAMTVLATGCGGGSRDTPDRPNVTRVVLGSVRSAASAPEPAHETVSVVEATVDDLDPRIWPSVLDALRAAGAWDCWTTGTLARAGRPGRVVTALCAEEVRGAVLDVLFRHTSTLGARWSSWDRLTLPRSMATVRIGPGGAEREVQVKVAGLGGAAVTVQPEYADALRAAAELGWPVRAVCEAAVTAYRTGSA; encoded by the coding sequence ATGACAGCTGAGCCCGTCGAGCTCGCCGAGCCCCTCGCGGTGGCGGCCGTCGCCGCGCACCTGGACTGCACGGCCGGTGTGGCGGGCGACATGCTGCTCGGCGCGCTGCTCTCCGCCGGGGCCCCGCCGGAGCCGGTCACCGGGGCGATCGCCTCGCTCGGCATCCCCGGCCTGCGGCTGCGGATCGAGCGGGACCGGCGCGGCGGCCTCGCCTGCACCCGGGCGATCGTGGAGACCGCGGAGGTGCCGGACCGCGAGCGTCATCTCGCGGAGGTGCTCGACGCCGTGGGCCGGGCCGCGCTGAGCCCGGCCGCCGCGGCCTTCGCCCGGCGGGTGTTCGGGCTGCTGGCCGAGGCCGAGGCGAGCGTGCACGGTACGAGCCCGGAGCGGGTGCACTTCCACGAGGTGGGAGCGCACGACGCGCTGGCCGATGTGATCGGCTGCGCGGCCGCCGCCGACGGGCTCGGCCTGCTGTCGGAGCGGGCCCGGGTGAGCTGCTCCGTTCTCGGGCCCGGCTCGGGCAGCGTACGGGGCGCGCACGGGCTGCTGCCGGTGCCGGTGCCGGCCGTGCTGGAGCTGGTCCGCCGGGCCGGGCTCCCGCTCGGGCCGGGGGACCGTACGGGCGAGTGCACCACGCCCACCGGCGCCGCTCTGGTGGCGGCGCTGGCCCGGCCGGGGCCGATGCCCGCCATGACGGTGCTGGCCACCGGCTGCGGCGGCGGCAGCCGGGACACCCCGGACCGCCCCAATGTCACCCGGGTCGTGCTGGGGAGCGTGCGGAGCGCGGCGTCCGCGCCCGAACCGGCCCACGAGACGGTGTCCGTGGTCGAGGCCACCGTGGACGACCTGGACCCCAGGATCTGGCCCTCCGTGCTGGACGCGCTGCGGGCGGCCGGCGCCTGGGACTGCTGGACCACCGGCACCCTGGCCCGCGCGGGCCGACCGGGGCGGGTGGTCACCGCGCTGTGCGCGGAGGAGGTCAGGGGCGCGGTGCTCGATGTGCTGTTCCGCCACACCTCGACACTGGGCGCGCGCTGGTCGAGCTGGGACCGGCTGACGCTGCCCAGGAGCATGGCGACCGTACGGATCGGTCCCGGCGGCGCCGAGCGGGAGGTCCAGGTGAAGGTGGCCGGGCTCGGCGGGGCGGCCGTCACCGTCCAGCCGGAGTACGCCGACGCCCTGCGGGCCGCCGCCGAACTGGGCTGGCCGGTCAGGGCGGTGTGCGAGGCCGCGGTCACCGCGTACCGCACGGGCAGCGCCTGA
- the larB gene encoding nickel pincer cofactor biosynthesis protein LarB, whose translation MNTYPSVSQHAPEVAGFACLDTGRRSRTGAPEAVFAAGKTPDQTLALLAALRADDPATPALATRCPDEVLRRAPGCFPGERVDVDPAARTVVVGEPPRPAGEVLVVTAGTSDLPVAGECLATLRVLGVGTRQVTDVGIAGLGRLLARLPELRAADCLVVVAGMEGTLPGVVAGLVSAPVVALPTSVGYGVSAGGLVAAAAMLASCSPGLAVVNIDNGFGAAVHAARIIGVRNRTGDRHDS comes from the coding sequence GTGAACACCTACCCGAGTGTTAGTCAACATGCCCCCGAGGTCGCCGGATTCGCCTGCCTTGACACCGGCCGCCGCAGCCGCACCGGAGCCCCTGAAGCCGTCTTCGCGGCAGGCAAGACCCCCGACCAGACCCTGGCCCTGCTGGCCGCCCTGCGCGCGGACGACCCGGCCACCCCCGCCCTGGCCACCCGCTGCCCGGACGAGGTCCTGCGCCGGGCCCCCGGCTGCTTCCCCGGCGAGCGGGTGGACGTCGACCCGGCCGCCCGGACCGTCGTGGTGGGCGAACCGCCCCGCCCCGCCGGCGAGGTGCTGGTGGTCACCGCGGGCACCTCGGACCTGCCGGTCGCGGGGGAGTGCCTGGCCACGCTGCGGGTGCTCGGCGTCGGCACCCGCCAGGTGACCGACGTCGGGATCGCGGGCCTGGGCCGGCTGCTCGCCCGGCTTCCCGAACTGCGCGCGGCCGACTGCCTGGTGGTGGTGGCCGGCATGGAGGGGACCCTGCCCGGCGTCGTCGCCGGACTGGTCAGCGCCCCGGTGGTGGCCCTGCCCACCAGCGTCGGCTACGGGGTCAGCGCGGGCGGCCTCGTCGCCGCCGCGGCCATGCTCGCCAGCTGCAGTCCGGGCCTCGCCGTGGTCAACATCGACAACGGCTTCGGCGCGGCGGTGCACGCCGCCAGGATCATCGGCGTACGGAACCGGACCGGTGATCGTCATGACAGCTGA
- the larE gene encoding ATP-dependent sacrificial sulfur transferase LarE, which yields MEPVSGAGAELTAATGRLLGELRRLGSVAVAFSGGVDSTLVLAAALRALPADRVLAVIAVSPSLSARELEDARRTAAELGAELAETGVDELSDPGYRANSGNRCYFCKRTVLSRIGALATERGLASVVTGTHADDHLAAHRPGLAAARQLDAVEPLARAGFGKPLIRALAADWGLRVADKPAAPCLASRVSVGVTVTAERLRTVERAEETVRTVLGGRGLAVRDLRVRLLADGFRVELDDAAEHRVRASEPLLAQLFGRLRDCGLSGAGALAVYPA from the coding sequence GTGGAACCTGTGTCAGGAGCCGGCGCCGAACTCACCGCCGCCACCGGCCGGCTGCTCGGCGAACTGCGCCGACTGGGCTCGGTCGCCGTCGCCTTCTCCGGCGGTGTCGACTCCACCCTGGTGCTGGCCGCCGCGCTGCGGGCGCTGCCGGCCGACCGGGTGCTGGCGGTGATCGCCGTCTCCCCCAGCCTGTCGGCCAGGGAGCTGGAGGACGCCCGCCGGACGGCCGCCGAACTCGGCGCGGAGCTCGCGGAGACCGGCGTGGACGAGTTGTCCGACCCCGGTTACCGCGCCAACTCCGGTAACCGCTGCTACTTCTGCAAGCGCACCGTGCTCTCCCGGATCGGCGCGCTCGCCACCGAGCGCGGCCTGGCCTCGGTGGTCACCGGTACCCACGCCGACGACCACCTGGCCGCCCACCGCCCCGGCCTCGCCGCCGCCCGCCAGCTCGACGCCGTCGAACCGCTGGCCCGTGCGGGATTCGGCAAGCCCCTGATCCGGGCGCTGGCCGCCGACTGGGGGCTGCGGGTCGCGGACAAGCCGGCGGCCCCCTGCCTGGCCTCGCGGGTCTCGGTCGGGGTCACCGTCACCGCCGAGCGGCTGCGGACGGTCGAGCGGGCCGAGGAGACGGTACGGACGGTGCTCGGCGGCCGGGGCCTGGCCGTCCGCGACCTGCGGGTCCGGCTGCTCGCGGACGGCTTCCGGGTCGAGCTGGACGACGCGGCCGAACACCGGGTACGGGCCAGCGAGCCGCTGCTGGCCCAGCTCTTCGGGCGCCTGCGGGACTGCGGCCTGTCCGGCGCGGGGGCGCTGGCCGTCTACCCGGCGTGA